A part of Vulpes lagopus strain Blue_001 chromosome 4, ASM1834538v1, whole genome shotgun sequence genomic DNA contains:
- the ZNF592 gene encoding zinc finger protein 592 — MGDMKTPDFDDLLAAFDIPDPTSLDAKEAIQTPSEENESPLKPPGMCMDESVSLSHSGSSSDVPAVSVIVKNTSRQESFEAEKDHIAPSLLHNGFRGSDLPPDPHSLGHNCGKFDSTFMNGDSTRSFSGKLEPSKSEPLPTFNQFSPISSPEPEDAIKDNGFGMKPKHSDGYFPPPPGCGPVGGPVLEALAKFPVPELHMFDHFCKKEPKPEPLPLGEHERGGQKVGEPHKELDASRFFGEALEFNSHPSNSTGEPKGLTLELGTCSSVPPRQRLKPAHSKLSSCVAALVALQAKRVANVTKEDQPGHTKDPSGPTKEGSKGSPKMPKSPKSPRSPLEATRKNIKPSDSPRSICSDSSSKGSPSVAASSPPAIPKVRIKTIKTSSGEIKRTVTRILPDPDDPSKSPVGSPLGSAITEAPSEVPEDEVTALPAVAHSPEVGTNSGSPPGDKKGDESAPKASDLASPCCSSGSRIPKGAVPSSEKGKKQQQSTALQASTLAPANLLPKAVHLANLNLVPHSVAASVTAKSSAQRRSQPQLPQMSVPLVHQVKKAAPLVVEVFNRVLHSSNPVPLYAPNLSPPADSRIHVPASGYCCLECGDAFALEKSLSQHYGRRSVHIEVLCTLCSQTLLFYNKCSLLRHARDHKSKGLVMQCSQLLVKPISVDQMFVSAPGTSLAPAVPVPPSSPKCGLTSGSASPSLPALPLYPDPVRLIRHGIKCLECHRQIRDYVAMAAHFQRTAEESEGLTCQVCQMLLPNQCSFCAHQRIHAHKSPYCCPECGALCRSAYFQTHVKENCLHYARKVGYRCIHCGVVHLTLALLKSHIQERHCQVFHKCAFCPMAFKTASSTADHSATQHPTQPHKPSQLIYKCSCEMVFNKKRHIQQHFYQNASKTQVGVFKCPECPLLFLQKPELMQHVKSTHGVPRNVDELSSLQSSSDTSSSRPGSRVPTEPPATSVAARGSSLPSSRWGRPEAHRRAETRPRLRNAGWTCQECQEWVPDRENYVSHMKKSHGRTLKRYPCRQCEQSFHTPNSLRKHIRNNHDTVKKVYTCGYCTEDSPSFPRPSLLESHISLMHGIRNPDLSQTSKVRPPGGHSPQVSHLKRPGSGAGDTPGTSNGATVSSTKRHKSLFQCAKCSFATDSGLEFQSHIPQHQADNSTAQCLLCGLCYTSASSLSRHLFIVHKVRDQEEEEEEDEEEEEAAEVAVEAAEPEEGSGEEVSMETRENGLEECAGEPLLGDPEARSLGPASEEDGTQDAQSQPQASQDQDSHAPSPQV; from the exons ATGGGGGATATGAAAACTCCAGATTTCGATGACCTTCTGGCTGCCTTTGACATCCCAGACCCCACCAGCCTTGATGCCAAGGAGGCCATCCAGACCCCCAGTGAGGAGAATGAGAGTCCCCTCAAACCTCCAGGCATGTGTATGGATGAGAGTGTGTCCTTGTCTCACTCAGGTTCATCCTCAGATGTGCCGGCTGTGAGTGTCATTGTCAAGAACACCAGCCGCCAGGAGTCATTTGAAGCAGAGAAAGACCACATTGCTCCCAGCCTCCTACACAATGGTTTCCGGGGCTCGGACCTGCCTCCAGATCCCCACAGCCTGGGCCACAACTGTGGGAAGTTTGATTCCACTTTCATGAATGGAGACAGTACCAGGAGTTTCTCTGGCAAGCTAGAACCTTCCAAGTCAGAGCCGTTACCGACCTTTAACCAGTTCAGTCCAATCTCCAGCCCAGAACCTGAGGATGCCATCAAAGATAATGGGTTTGGAATGAAGCCCAAGCACTCAGACGGTTATTTCCCACCCCCTCCTGGGTGTGGGCCTGTGGGGGGCCCAGTCCTGGAGGCTCTGGCTAAGTTTCCAGTCCCAGAGCTCCACATGTTTGATCACTTCTGTAAGAAGGAGCCCAAGCCAGAGCCTCTGCCATTGGGGGAACACGAAAGAGGTGGGCAGAAGGTGGGGGAGCCTCACAAGGAGCTGGATGCCAGTCGATTCTTTGGGGAAGCTCTGGAATTCAACAGCCACCCCAGCAACAGTACTGGAGAGCCTAAGGGGCTCACCCTGGAGCTTGGTACCTGTTCATCAGTCCCCCCTCGGCAGCGTCTGAAGCCAGCTCATTCTAAGCTTTCCTCTTGTGTTGCAGCCTTGGTGGCCCTGCAGGCCAAAAGAGTGGCCAATGTCACCAAGGAGGACCAGCCTGGCCACACAAAGGATCCCTCAGGGCCCACGAAAGAGGGCTCCAAAGGCAGCCCCAAAATGCCCAAGTCACCAAAGAGTCCCCGGAGCCCTCTGGAGGCCACCAGAAAGAATATCAAGCCATCAGACAGCCCTCGGAGCATCTGCAGTGACAGCAGCAGCAAAGGCTCCCCTTCGGTGGCTGCCAGCTCCCCACCAGCAATTCCCAAAGTCAGAATCAAAACCATTAAGACATCATCAGGGGAAATCAAACGGACCGTCACAAGGATCCTGCCAGACCCTGATGATCCCAGCAAGTCCCCCGTTGGATCACCTCTAGGGAGTGCCATTACCGAGGCCCCAAGCGAGGTGCCAGAGGACGAGGTCACTGCCTTGCCGGCAGTGGCGCACTCTCCGGAGGTAGGCACAAATTCCGGGAGCCCCCCGGGTGACAAGAAAGGGGATGAGAGCGCACCGAAGGCCTCTGACTTGGCATCTCCCTGCTGCAGCTCAGGGTCTCGGATTCCAAAGGGGGCTGTCCCCAGCTCAGAGAAAggcaagaagcagcagcagagcaCAGCGCTGCAGGCCTCTACCCTGGCGCCTGCCAACCTCCTGCCCAAGGCTGTGCACCTGGCCAACCTGAACCTCGTTCCCCACAGTGTTGCTGCGTCAGTGACGGCCAAGTCCTCGGCACAGAGGCGCAGCCAGCCACAGCTGCCACAGATGTCGGTGCCCCTGGTCCACCAGGTGAAGAAGGCTGCCCCACTGGTTGTGGAGGTCTTCAACAGGGTCTTGCACAGCTCCAACCCCGTGCCCCTCTACGCACCAAATCTCAGCCCACCTGCGGACAGCAGGATCCACGTACCGGCCAGTGGGTACTGTTGCCTGGAGTGTGGGGATGCGTTTGCCTTAGAGAAGAGCCTGAGCCAGCACTATGGCCGGCGGAGTGTCCACATAGAGGTGCTGTGCACGCTGTGCTCGCAGACACTGCTCTTCTACAACAAGTGCAGCCTGCTCCGGCATGCCCGTGACCACAAGAGCAAGGGGCTTGTCATGCAGTGTTCTCAGCTGCTCGTGAAGCCCATCTCTGTGGACCAGATGTTTGTGTCGGCCCCGGGGACCTCCCTGGCCCCTGCAGTCCCAGTCCCCCCATCGTCCCCCAAATGTGGCCTCACGTCAGGCAGTGCCAGCCCAAGCCTTCCGGCTTTGCCGCTCTATCCAGACCCCGTGAGGCTCATCCGGCACGGGATCAAGTGTCTCGAATGTCACAGGCAGATACGCGACTACGTGGCTATGGCTGCACATTTCCAGAGGACGGCGGAGGAGAGCGAGGGGCTG ACTTGCCAGGTGTGCCAGATGCTGCTGCCCAACCAGTGCAGTTTCTGTGCCCACCAGCGGATCCACGCCCACAAGTCCCCCTATTGCTGCCCGGAGTGTGGAGCCCTCTGCCGCTCTGCCTACTTCCAGACCCACGTGAAGGAAAATTGCTTGCACTATGCCCGCAAAGTGGGCTACAG GTGCATCCACTGTGGGGTTGTCCATCTGACCCTGGCCTTGCTGAAAAGCCACATCCAGGAGCGACACTGCCAGGTTTTCCACAAATGTGCATTCTGTCCCATGGCCTTCAAGACTGCAAGCAGTACTGCAGACCACAGTGCCACTCAGCACCCCACCCAACCTCACAAACCCTCCCA GCTCATTTATAAGTGCTCCTGTGAAATGGTCTTCAACAAGAAGAGGCACATTCAGCAGCATTTTTACCAGAATGCCAGCAAGACGCAGGTGGGCGTCTTCAAGTGCCCCGAGTGCCCACTCTTGTTCCTGCAGAAGCCGGAGTTGATGCAGCATGTCAAG agcACTCACGGTGTTCCCCGAAATGTGGACGAGCTGTCAAGCCTCCAGTCTTCATCGGACACATCCTCGAGCCGCCCTGGCTCTCGGGTTCCCACCGAGCCCCCAGCCACAAGTGTGGCTGCTCGGGGCAGCTCCCTGCCCTCGAGCCGCTGGGGCCGGCCCGAGGCCCATCGCAGGGCTGAAACCAGGCCCCGGCTGCGGAACGCTGGCTGGACCTGCCAGGAGTGCCAGGAGTGGGTTCCTGACCGGGAGAACTATGTGTCCCACATGAAAAAGAGCCACGGTCGG ACGCTGAAGCGGTACCCATGTCGGCAGTGTGAACAGTCCTTCCACACCCCCAACAGCCTGCGCAAACACATCCGCAACAACCATGACACAGTGAAGAAAGTCTACACTTGTGG GTACTGCACAGAGGACAGCCCTAGCTTTCCTCGGCCCTCCCTCCTAGAGAGCCACATCAGCCTTATGCATGGTATCAGAAACCCTGATTTGAGCCAGACGTCCAAAGTCAGACCTCCGGGTGGACATTCCCCTCAG GTGAGCCATCTGAAAAGACCAGGCAGCGGAGCTGGGGACACTCCGGGCACCAGCAATGGCGCAACCGTCTCTTCCACCAAAAGGCACAAGTCCCTGTTCCAGTGTGCGAAATGTAGCTTTGCCACAGACTCAGGGCTCGAGTTTCAGAGCCACATACCTCAGCACCAAGCGGACAACTCCACAGCTCAGTGCCTCCTCTGTGGCCTGTGCTACACCTCTGCCAGCTCCCTCAGCCGCCACCTCTTTATCGTCCACAAGGTGAgagaccaggaggaggaggaggaggaagatgaggaggaggaggaggcagcagaggTGGCTGTGGAGGCAGCAGAGCCAGAGGAGGGCTCCGGGGAGGAGGTATCCATGGAGACCAGGGAGAACGGACTAGAAGAATGTGCTGGAGAGCCTTTGTTGGGTGACCCAGAGGCAAGATCACTAGGCCCAGCTTCTGAGGAGGACGGTACCCAAGATGCTCAGAGTCAACCACAGGCCTCTCAGGACCAGGACAGCCATGCACCATCCCCTCAGGTGTGA